One window of the Rosa rugosa chromosome 3, drRosRugo1.1, whole genome shotgun sequence genome contains the following:
- the LOC133739960 gene encoding glycine-rich cell wall structural protein 1.0-like: protein MIHSDWIDQLRNMMADGREGSGGDIQGGEGEGEEEEAGGGGGGEEEVGGGQGQGGGQGGAQGGGGEEGQGGGGGEWKESSKQREWA from the exons ATGATACACAG TGATTGGATCGACCAGTTGAGGAATATGATGGCCGACGGCAGAGAGGGATCTGGTGGCGATATTCAAGGCGGTgagggagaaggagaggaagaagaggcgggcggcggaggaggaggagaagaagaggtgggCGGAGGCCAAGGCCAAGGAGGAGGCCAAGGCGGAGCGCAaggtggtggaggagaagaaggacaaggaggaggaggaggagagtggAAAGAGAG TTCCAAACAAAGGGAATGGGCTTGA